One Nicotiana tomentosiformis chromosome 4, ASM39032v3, whole genome shotgun sequence genomic window carries:
- the LOC104113665 gene encoding transcription factor PRE6-like yields the protein MSSRRLRSRQSGVSRISDDQIADLVSKLQLLIPEIRNRRSDKVTASTVLQETCNYIRSLHREVEDLSERLSVLLDSTESDSAQAAIIRSLLM from the exons ATGTCAAGCCGAAGATTACGTTCGAGACAGTCAGGAGTTTCAAGAATAAGCGATGATCAAATTGCCGATCTGGTATCTAAGTTACAACTGCTTATACCTGAAATCCGCAATAGGCGTTCTGACAAG GTTACAGCTTCCACAGTGTTGCAAGAGACATGTAACTACATAAGAAGTTTACACAGAGAAGTGGAAGACCTAAGTGAACGATTATCGGTGCTTTTGGATTCTACTGAGAGTGATAGTGCTCAAGCTGCTATTATTAGAAGTTTACTTATGTGA
- the LOC138909580 gene encoding uncharacterized protein, protein MVCGIPHTDKLFIRRDFNDHIGATFGGYDDVHNGFGFGDRNGGGTSLLDFARAFDLLIENSSFSKRRKHLVTFRSSVPETQIDYLLCRKSDRGLCTDCKVISSENLSTLHRLLVMDLEIMRKRAMYSQYKIEWGSLAEAKTQELGVKLVTMGVWRSSRDANAMWTTTAQYIREAAREVLWISRGYSGGHKGDWWWNGEVQGNVETKKAAYLKLVESVGEEEKRANMEHYKSAKKEAKLAVTAAKTAAFSRFYEEFEGRGGDKWLFRLSKARERKTRDLDQ, encoded by the coding sequence atggtgTGTGGTATCCCGCATACCGATAAGCTTTTCATAAGAAGAGATTTCAACGACCACATTGGAGCGACGTTTGGGGGGTATGATGATGTGCATAATGGCTTTGGTTTTGGAGATAGAAACGGAGGAGGAACGTCTCTGCTGGACTTTGCTAGAGCATTTGATTTGTTGATAGAAAACTCGAGTTTCTCGAAGAGGAGGAAGCACTTGGTCACCTTCCGGAGTTCGGTGCccgagactcagattgattatttaCTCTGTAGGAAGTCCGATAGAGGTCTTTGCACGGATTGCAAGGTCATCTCGAGTGAGAACCTCTCGACCCTTCATAGGCTTCtggtcatggaccttgagatcaTGAGGAAGAGGGCAATGTATAGCCAATATAAGATAGAGTGGGGATCCTTGGCGGAAGCTAAAACGCAGGAGTTGGGGGTCAAGCTGGTGACTATGGGGGTTTGGAGGAGTAGTAGGGACGCAAACGCTATGTGGACCACGACTGCGCAGTACATTAGGGAAGCTGCGAGAGAGGTATTATGGATCTCAAGGGGTTACTCTGGCGGTCAcaagggagactggtggtggaatggagaggttcAAGGAAATGTGGAAACCAAGAAAGCAGCGTATCTGAAGCTAGTGGAAAGTGTAGGTGAGGAGGAGAAGAGGGCGAATATGGAGCATTATAAGTcggctaagaaagaggcaaagctagCAGTTACCGCGGCCAAGACTGCAGCTTTTAGTCGTTTCTATGAGGAATTCGAGGGTCGAGGTGGGGATAAGTGGTTGTTCAGGTTATCCAAGGCGCGAGAAAGGAAGACGCGTGACTTGGAccagtga